In Blastopirellula marina, a single genomic region encodes these proteins:
- a CDS encoding DMT family transporter — MTQRTAPNPWLGLICGVLAAVGYSLANICLRWLTDLDPIWVSFFKAIPTVVLLAPIAVWQVRSGRFPMPKASSIFILIVAAIISQLLGNAMLQWSFGVVGVAMSVPLCLGTMIVVGVMISKWLLQESLTRWQSWGTASLTLALIILSLAGRGAVQSVVEDTSGWLLIGAGIVAPMLAGISYAFLSVVIRKGVSGEVSMFMTTSVICAVGMAILGPLSLYTAGLEEISLTTSSQYVVLVIAGLLNAAAFVALTLSFRYAPVIIGNAANSLQNPLSALAGVVLFHEAYSINLIFGVVLTVLGVVMMGLRDRPRPEPAEEGQEIKSAVVDDGR, encoded by the coding sequence ATGACGCAGCGAACTGCTCCGAATCCTTGGTTAGGGTTAATTTGTGGTGTTCTTGCCGCGGTGGGATACTCGCTGGCGAACATCTGTTTGCGCTGGCTCACCGACCTCGACCCGATTTGGGTTTCTTTTTTCAAGGCGATACCCACGGTGGTGTTGCTTGCTCCGATTGCCGTTTGGCAGGTTCGTAGCGGGCGATTTCCTATGCCTAAGGCGTCGTCCATTTTCATTCTGATTGTGGCAGCAATTATCAGCCAGCTTTTGGGCAACGCCATGCTGCAATGGAGCTTCGGTGTCGTGGGGGTGGCGATGAGCGTCCCACTGTGCCTGGGCACGATGATCGTGGTCGGTGTGATGATCAGCAAATGGCTGCTGCAGGAATCGCTAACCCGTTGGCAAAGCTGGGGAACAGCGTCCCTGACGCTGGCCCTGATCATTCTTAGCCTGGCCGGACGAGGAGCCGTTCAGTCGGTTGTGGAAGACACGTCTGGCTGGCTATTGATCGGCGCGGGCATCGTAGCGCCAATGTTGGCAGGTATTTCCTACGCCTTCCTGAGTGTGGTCATTCGAAAGGGTGTTTCGGGCGAAGTCAGCATGTTTATGACCACTTCGGTGATTTGCGCTGTGGGGATGGCAATCCTTGGCCCGCTGAGCCTCTATACGGCTGGGCTGGAAGAAATCTCTCTTACGACTTCGTCCCAATATGTCGTTTTAGTGATTGCGGGACTTCTAAACGCGGCTGCGTTTGTCGCGCTTACGTTGTCATTTCGATACGCTCCGGTCATTATTGGGAATGCCGCGAACTCGCTTCAGAATCCGCTTTCAGCGCTGGCTGGGGTCGTCTTGTTTCATGAAGCGTACAGCATCAATCTAATCTTCGGCGTGGTGCTGACGGTGCTAGGCGTGGTAATGATGGGCCTGAGAGACAGGCCGCGGCCTGAGCCGGCCGAAGAGGGGCAAGAAATAAAATCGGCCGTCGTCGACGACGGCCGATAG
- a CDS encoding FHA domain-containing protein has translation MSDRLQMWIDGVGGYMLLLADRINIGQAMASAQVDIPIMGDISRRHAAIKRSGDEYIVEPLSEVKLNDQWVDSPSLLKNRDVMTLGRGVKLQFTQPHPLSTSAVLKIVSRHRTEPACDGVVLLADSLLMGPKSNNHIVCPQWQHDVVVYRQGSKLLLKSKTPLFQSDSTQAATSIRIGETVQGEEVSFCLEPLGRA, from the coding sequence GTGAGCGACCGCCTGCAAATGTGGATCGATGGGGTCGGCGGCTATATGCTGCTGCTGGCCGATCGCATAAATATTGGCCAGGCCATGGCTTCCGCCCAGGTTGATATTCCTATCATGGGAGATATCAGTCGCCGCCACGCGGCGATTAAACGAAGCGGAGACGAGTACATCGTCGAGCCATTGTCCGAGGTCAAGCTCAACGACCAATGGGTCGACAGCCCGTCGCTGTTGAAGAACCGCGATGTGATGACCTTGGGGCGAGGAGTGAAGCTACAGTTCACTCAGCCGCACCCATTAAGCACGTCGGCCGTGCTAAAGATCGTTAGCCGGCACCGTACCGAGCCGGCCTGCGATGGAGTGGTTCTGTTAGCGGATTCGCTGCTAATGGGGCCCAAGTCGAACAACCATATCGTGTGTCCACAGTGGCAGCACGATGTGGTCGTTTACCGGCAGGGAAGTAAACTACTTTTGAAATCGAAGACACCCCTATTCCAGAGCGATTCGACCCAGGCGGCGACTTCGATCAGAATAGGAGAAACGGTCCAGGGAGAAGAGGTTTCGTTTTGCCTGGAGCCACTAGGCCGGGCATGA
- a CDS encoding ROK family protein, producing the protein MTSVPHIDPGKETLPLFCGVDVGGTNIKIGLVDDHGNTVEYKKIPTNETEGPQRYMERTTEVIREMMNAIGRPMDNIASIGLATPGTMDIEGGMLLEPHNLPNSYNFPIRDCLSQLTGRPVVYANDANAAAFGEYWLGSGKEFRSIIMLTLGTGVGGGIIVDDLLIDGEHSHGGELGHIIIDFSENARTIPTGQRGHLEAYASGTAIIKRTQEALAMDLKKESSLHARIDGGEKLSPLMVAQEAEKSDSLSLHIVMETARYLGIGIVSLMHTIDPGAVILGGAINFGGHETELGRKFLDRVRQEVKARAFPVPAKYTVVDFARLGGDAGYLGAAGKARVVAHRDSLTT; encoded by the coding sequence ATGACGTCAGTACCACACATTGATCCTGGCAAAGAGACACTGCCACTTTTTTGCGGCGTGGATGTGGGCGGCACCAATATCAAAATTGGGCTCGTGGACGACCACGGCAACACGGTCGAGTACAAGAAGATCCCGACCAACGAAACCGAAGGGCCCCAGCGCTACATGGAACGCACCACCGAAGTCATCCGAGAGATGATGAACGCGATCGGGCGGCCCATGGATAACATCGCCTCGATCGGCTTGGCCACGCCGGGCACGATGGATATTGAGGGGGGCATGCTCCTCGAGCCCCACAATCTTCCGAACTCGTACAACTTTCCCATTCGTGATTGCCTGTCGCAGCTTACGGGCCGACCGGTCGTTTATGCAAACGATGCCAATGCGGCCGCATTCGGTGAATATTGGCTCGGTTCCGGTAAGGAATTCCGCAGCATCATCATGTTGACCTTGGGAACTGGTGTTGGCGGCGGGATCATCGTGGACGACCTGCTGATCGACGGCGAACATAGCCACGGCGGAGAACTGGGGCACATCATCATCGATTTCAGCGAGAATGCCCGCACGATTCCCACCGGACAGCGAGGTCATCTCGAGGCATACGCCAGCGGAACGGCCATAATAAAACGCACCCAGGAAGCCCTGGCGATGGACCTGAAGAAGGAGAGCTCGCTCCATGCCCGGATCGACGGAGGCGAGAAGCTTTCTCCCCTGATGGTGGCCCAAGAAGCAGAAAAATCTGACAGTCTTTCCTTACACATCGTGATGGAAACGGCTCGATACTTGGGAATTGGGATCGTTTCCCTGATGCACACGATCGATCCCGGGGCCGTAATTCTGGGCGGTGCCATTAATTTTGGGGGGCACGAAACCGAATTGGGGCGGAAATTCCTCGATCGGGTCCGCCAGGAGGTCAAGGCCCGGGCATTTCCGGTTCCCGCCAAGTACACCGTGGTCGATTTCGCCCGACTAGGTGGTGATGCTGGCTATTTGGGCGCTGCTGGCAAGGCCCGCGTTGTCGCCCACCGCGATTCCCTGACAACCTAG
- a CDS encoding DUF1549 domain-containing protein, producing MRLPPHGYRIRIASITLLLLLPVVLCAADSLDTKPLPGILLDNSAGQLMGPWQLSVHSKPYIGEGYVHSGVPGREEAAISKTITFRQKLPASGKYGVYLAYNANSNRAASAPVEIQHAEGDAKLTVNQRQAPQGPSVFHSLGEFNFDSEKDAVVAISDKDAQGIVIVDAVLFVPVSEIAKLDAVGKKLATKDPEPKQEKKEKEKPKPETAPAFVRIQDTDARLLTSDELDRLIDREANLNKTTDIVDDETFLRRVTIDVIGRIPTEHERTDFLADTNPARRSLLIDRLLESPEFGKNWGNYWSDVFSYRIPQPELTFLDYQIFQDWMAQQMNEGTGWDEISYRILTATGKVGDNPPAFFVGFHQASTSRLAGETTRIFLGTQIQCAECHDHPFVDIPQERFHQMAAFFVRTNAKLPWNDSGEIEVGSKDAGEHKMPDTNKTMMPAVFAGDQLEKGISDVSRRVTLAKWVVSPDNALFAKAYVNRAWERLMDQPFCDPIDEISEEAGFPSLPSVHDAVAGHFVANEYDAKPLFRLILNTKAYQRELDSADEVVGQLASAELRKMRGDVVFKNLETAIELPNVKGEQMKPTAEMRFPPPPKSTKDIVNDVFGYDPSLGKQFRPQTMQQAMFLMNNRQLQDQVKAGDDQKTKLAKLLNETPDDRQAIQRLYINVLGRAPADKELEIAYDYVQGGVSRDEAFEDLLWALLNTAEFTTRK from the coding sequence ATGCGGCTGCCACCTCACGGTTACCGGATTCGCATCGCGAGTATCACCCTGCTTCTCCTTTTACCGGTCGTGCTGTGCGCGGCCGACTCGCTGGATACAAAGCCGCTACCTGGCATTCTGCTGGATAACTCTGCCGGACAGTTGATGGGGCCTTGGCAGTTGTCGGTGCATAGCAAGCCGTACATAGGCGAAGGCTATGTACACAGTGGAGTTCCCGGTCGAGAGGAAGCCGCGATCAGCAAAACGATCACCTTCCGCCAGAAGCTGCCTGCTTCCGGGAAGTATGGCGTTTATCTGGCCTACAACGCGAACAGCAATCGAGCGGCATCGGCTCCCGTTGAAATTCAACATGCGGAAGGAGATGCCAAGCTTACGGTGAATCAACGGCAAGCACCCCAAGGGCCGTCGGTATTTCACTCGCTCGGTGAATTCAACTTCGATTCTGAGAAAGACGCGGTCGTTGCGATCTCGGATAAAGATGCTCAGGGAATCGTGATTGTCGATGCGGTACTGTTTGTTCCCGTCAGCGAGATTGCCAAGCTCGATGCCGTGGGAAAGAAGCTTGCCACGAAAGATCCTGAGCCCAAGCAGGAGAAGAAGGAGAAGGAAAAGCCGAAGCCGGAAACCGCACCGGCATTCGTTCGCATCCAAGATACCGACGCTCGATTGCTGACCTCGGATGAACTCGATCGGTTAATCGATCGCGAAGCCAATCTGAACAAAACAACCGATATCGTTGACGACGAAACGTTTCTGCGCCGCGTGACGATCGATGTGATTGGTCGCATTCCGACCGAGCATGAGCGTACCGATTTCCTCGCGGATACAAACCCCGCTAGGCGGTCGCTACTGATCGATCGCTTGTTGGAAAGTCCGGAGTTCGGCAAGAACTGGGGCAATTACTGGAGCGACGTCTTCAGTTATCGCATTCCTCAGCCGGAGCTGACCTTTCTGGATTATCAGATCTTCCAGGACTGGATGGCCCAGCAAATGAACGAAGGTACGGGCTGGGACGAGATTTCCTATCGCATCCTGACTGCCACCGGAAAGGTCGGAGACAATCCCCCTGCGTTCTTCGTAGGTTTCCATCAGGCAAGTACCTCGCGTCTGGCCGGTGAAACAACTCGCATCTTTCTCGGTACGCAAATCCAATGTGCCGAGTGCCATGATCACCCATTTGTCGACATCCCGCAGGAACGCTTCCACCAAATGGCGGCTTTCTTCGTGCGTACCAATGCCAAACTACCCTGGAACGATAGCGGCGAAATCGAAGTTGGCAGCAAGGATGCCGGCGAGCATAAGATGCCTGACACGAACAAGACAATGATGCCTGCCGTGTTCGCAGGCGATCAGCTTGAAAAAGGTATCAGCGACGTCTCTCGCCGGGTTACGCTGGCGAAATGGGTTGTCAGCCCTGACAACGCCCTGTTTGCCAAGGCTTACGTCAACCGAGCCTGGGAACGCCTAATGGATCAACCCTTCTGCGATCCGATCGACGAGATCTCGGAAGAGGCAGGTTTCCCGAGTTTGCCATCGGTTCATGACGCGGTCGCGGGGCACTTCGTGGCCAACGAGTACGACGCCAAGCCATTGTTCCGATTGATCCTGAACACCAAAGCTTACCAGCGCGAGCTCGATTCGGCGGATGAAGTCGTCGGGCAACTCGCATCGGCCGAGTTGCGTAAGATGCGGGGGGATGTGGTCTTCAAAAATTTGGAAACGGCCATCGAACTTCCCAACGTGAAAGGGGAGCAGATGAAGCCGACTGCGGAGATGCGTTTCCCTCCGCCTCCTAAAAGCACGAAGGACATTGTGAACGATGTGTTTGGCTATGATCCATCCCTCGGCAAACAGTTCCGTCCCCAAACGATGCAGCAGGCCATGTTCCTGATGAACAATCGTCAGCTCCAAGATCAAGTGAAAGCAGGGGACGATCAAAAGACGAAACTGGCCAAGCTACTCAACGAAACCCCTGACGATCGCCAGGCGATTCAGCGTCTTTACATCAACGTTCTGGGGCGGGCTCCTGCGGATAAAGAGCTGGAGATTGCCTACGATTACGTTCAGGGCGGAGTTTCGCGAGACGAAGCTTTCGAGGACCTTCTGTGGGCGCTATTGAATACGGCTGAATTTACCACACGCAAATAG
- a CDS encoding PRC-barrel domain-containing protein has translation MLRTIPAVVAAALMAAGSITSFVHADDNPVADPFAEPNTEAPAPNVEAKKPVISADINSDKTTVDNASQRTFAQRASQLQGMSIQNEAGKELGSVRDIVIDTDRGRVKYVAVSYGGFLGLGSKLFAVPFEAFEHRPATQDKDAVLLLNLNEEMLRKAPGFDADHWPNMASKEFTQAIDKHYADREGGVNIKAGPVHVDVNLNRDADRSSDRQDNSMAVHRADDLIGMAVVNNANEKLGTINDLMVDMSNGDIRYAALSVGGIAGIGDHLHAVAWKNFRLKHNAQEDTNQLVLNANPETLEKAKGFDQNNWPQQANPNFDGQANRVDDRRPGDDSRPAIDADIKAPGVDIEVNDDVPGNGIDAEVDVE, from the coding sequence ATGTTGCGCACCATTCCTGCAGTCGTTGCTGCTGCCCTAATGGCCGCTGGAAGCATCACCTCATTCGTACATGCTGATGACAATCCAGTTGCCGATCCTTTCGCGGAACCGAATACCGAAGCTCCGGCACCCAACGTGGAAGCAAAGAAGCCGGTGATTTCTGCCGACATCAATTCTGACAAGACAACCGTGGACAATGCCTCCCAGAGGACGTTTGCACAGCGGGCCAGCCAACTTCAAGGCATGAGCATTCAGAACGAGGCTGGTAAAGAACTAGGAAGTGTTCGCGACATTGTGATCGATACCGATCGAGGCCGCGTTAAGTACGTTGCCGTCTCCTATGGTGGGTTTCTCGGTCTCGGGTCTAAGCTTTTTGCGGTTCCGTTTGAAGCTTTCGAGCATCGCCCAGCTACCCAGGACAAAGACGCAGTTCTGCTATTGAACCTGAACGAGGAGATGCTTCGTAAGGCACCAGGATTCGATGCCGACCACTGGCCGAATATGGCGTCGAAAGAATTTACTCAAGCCATCGATAAGCACTATGCCGATCGGGAAGGTGGAGTGAACATCAAAGCTGGTCCAGTCCATGTCGACGTGAATCTAAACCGCGACGCAGATCGCAGTAGCGACCGCCAGGACAACTCGATGGCCGTCCATCGTGCAGACGATCTGATTGGCATGGCCGTCGTCAACAACGCCAACGAGAAGCTGGGAACGATTAATGACCTGATGGTAGACATGTCCAATGGCGATATCCGCTACGCTGCCCTTTCGGTTGGTGGCATCGCAGGTATCGGTGATCATTTGCACGCCGTGGCTTGGAAGAACTTCCGTTTGAAACACAATGCCCAGGAAGACACCAATCAATTGGTTCTCAATGCCAATCCCGAAACGTTGGAGAAGGCCAAGGGATTTGACCAGAACAATTGGCCACAGCAGGCAAACCCAAACTTCGATGGCCAGGCGAATCGAGTCGACGACCGCCGCCCGGGCGATGACAGTCGTCCGGCCATCGATGCTGACATCAAAGCTCCTGGTGTAGACATTGAAGTTAACGACGATGTCCCCGGAAACGGAATCGATGCTGAAGTGGATGTTGAATAA
- a CDS encoding Rho termination factor N-terminal domain-containing protein, protein MATAEKRLEEHTVKELRELASQLGIRGRSKLMHKEELICVIRRRW, encoded by the coding sequence ATGGCAACCGCGGAAAAGCGTCTGGAAGAACATACGGTCAAAGAACTCCGTGAACTAGCGAGCCAATTGGGTATCCGGGGACGTAGTAAGCTGATGCACAAAGAAGAACTTATTTGTGTTATCCGACGGCGTTGGTAA
- a CDS encoding AIM24 family protein — MAAVENRYTLREFVEQTQQRDRGEGFFEMESPRILEVNLKSNFAWTKMGSMISYLGNMKFEREGMFDKGLGGFFKKAVTGEGARLTKVSGTGKVYLADFGKKIQILRLENQEIVVNANDVLAFEDSVTWDIKMMKRISSMLAGGLFQMTLRGTGMVAITTHYEPLTLVVTPDQPVYTDPNATVAWSGNLQPNFKTDISFRTLIGRSSGESFQMEFIGNGFVVVQPFEEVYHVDG; from the coding sequence ATGGCTGCAGTAGAAAATCGTTACACGCTTCGTGAGTTTGTCGAGCAGACCCAGCAACGGGATCGTGGCGAAGGCTTCTTTGAGATGGAAAGCCCACGGATTCTGGAGGTGAACCTCAAGAGCAACTTTGCCTGGACCAAGATGGGGTCGATGATCTCGTACCTGGGCAACATGAAGTTTGAACGAGAAGGGATGTTCGATAAGGGGCTGGGGGGCTTCTTCAAAAAGGCTGTCACAGGGGAAGGTGCACGCCTGACCAAGGTCAGTGGAACGGGCAAAGTTTACCTGGCGGACTTCGGCAAGAAGATCCAGATCCTCCGTTTGGAAAATCAAGAGATCGTTGTCAATGCCAACGATGTTCTGGCCTTTGAGGACAGCGTCACTTGGGACATCAAGATGATGAAGCGGATCTCATCGATGTTGGCCGGCGGTCTGTTTCAGATGACTCTTAGGGGGACCGGCATGGTTGCCATCACAACCCATTACGAGCCACTGACATTGGTCGTTACCCCAGACCAGCCCGTTTATACCGACCCGAATGCCACGGTCGCTTGGAGTGGTAACCTGCAGCCAAATTTCAAGACCGACATCTCGTTCCGTACGCTGATCGGTCGGTCCAGCGGCGAATCGTTTCAGATGGAATTCATCGGCAACGGATTCGTCGTCGTGCAGCCGTTTGAAGAGGTATACCACGTCGACGGTTAG
- a CDS encoding CinA family protein translates to MKDTITHQLIRQLHRSPWRLAAVVTGGGSEALSQLLSVPGASDTVLEAVVPYSSVSLEDFLHFKPTHYCSRATAQAMAMRAFFRARDLQSRISPADLDDMHLVGIGCSASLRSLRPKKGQHRVHIAVQTATSSSIASLVLTKDSRDRGREEDVVAALLLNRLADATGFSDRIPLDLLPGEHVDETTANAWPTWTDLLLGKRTAVCVPKAQQDASLDSFSGVLFPGAFNPLHEGHQTMAEVAEEITGHSVDFEISIENVDKPPLDFFHIKSRAEQFEAPQRCWLTKAPTFLDKSKVFPEATFVVGADTIVRIAEPRYYQNSTQLRDAAISEFTQQNCKFLVFPRVVGESFLTFDQLNLPPGLVNLCQPVSASQFRMDISSTEIRTGSF, encoded by the coding sequence ATGAAAGACACAATTACCCATCAACTGATTCGCCAACTTCATCGCTCACCATGGCGATTGGCAGCCGTCGTCACCGGCGGCGGAAGTGAAGCGTTGAGCCAACTGCTTAGCGTCCCAGGTGCGTCGGACACCGTTCTCGAGGCCGTCGTTCCCTACTCGAGCGTTTCCCTCGAAGACTTTCTGCACTTCAAGCCCACTCATTATTGCAGCCGAGCGACAGCCCAGGCCATGGCGATGAGGGCCTTTTTCCGTGCTCGCGACTTACAAAGTCGGATTTCTCCGGCAGATCTCGATGACATGCACCTTGTGGGGATTGGATGCAGCGCCAGTCTGCGGAGTCTACGCCCAAAGAAGGGGCAACATCGCGTTCATATCGCCGTGCAAACCGCCACCAGCAGCAGTATCGCCTCCCTCGTTCTAACTAAAGACTCACGAGATCGGGGACGTGAAGAAGATGTGGTTGCCGCACTGCTGCTGAACCGCCTGGCCGATGCCACCGGTTTTTCTGATCGAATCCCGCTGGATCTCTTGCCCGGGGAACACGTCGATGAAACGACGGCCAATGCCTGGCCTACCTGGACAGATCTACTGCTGGGAAAACGAACGGCCGTGTGCGTCCCCAAAGCTCAGCAGGATGCATCACTGGATTCGTTCAGTGGCGTCTTATTCCCCGGGGCATTCAATCCGCTGCACGAAGGGCATCAGACGATGGCCGAAGTGGCCGAAGAGATTACCGGTCACTCCGTAGATTTCGAGATTTCGATTGAGAACGTCGACAAGCCACCGCTCGATTTCTTCCACATCAAGTCTCGGGCAGAACAATTCGAGGCTCCACAGCGATGCTGGCTGACAAAAGCCCCGACCTTTCTCGACAAGTCGAAGGTTTTCCCGGAAGCGACGTTCGTCGTCGGTGCCGACACGATCGTGCGCATCGCCGAGCCTCGTTATTATCAAAATTCCACACAGCTTCGCGACGCGGCGATCAGTGAGTTTACGCAGCAGAATTGTAAGTTCCTCGTCTTCCCCAGGGTGGTCGGGGAAAGCTTCTTGACGTTCGATCAACTGAACCTGCCACCGGGGCTCGTCAATCTCTGCCAGCCTGTTTCTGCTTCTCAATTTCGCATGGATATCTCATCCACCGAGATCCGCACCGGCAGTTTCTAG
- a CDS encoding RNA polymerase sigma factor yields the protein MSPTRVSETDALLIGRIRDGEEDAWQDLIDRYEGRLLAFVESRLRRRAHSEDVVQETFIGFLNSLPNYDGRRSLESYLFAICAYKLTDHLRREGRRPTLPLSSAGGGKSSSDTWELEGPARPASSLVRSGERRRMEEEALVEAIQEQISRWKERGDWVKIQCMELLFVRGWANKDVATQLNISEQHVANYKHDFTNKLRGSVKNQQLSEEVFPELYST from the coding sequence TTGTCACCCACACGAGTATCAGAAACCGATGCCTTGCTCATTGGCCGCATTCGTGACGGCGAGGAAGACGCCTGGCAGGATTTAATCGACCGTTACGAGGGGCGTTTGCTGGCATTCGTCGAGAGTCGCCTCCGCCGCCGAGCCCATAGCGAGGATGTAGTTCAAGAGACATTCATCGGTTTTCTGAATAGCCTGCCCAACTACGACGGCCGTCGCAGCCTGGAAAGTTATCTTTTCGCGATCTGTGCTTACAAGCTCACCGATCATCTGCGTCGCGAAGGCCGACGGCCAACCCTTCCGTTGAGTTCTGCTGGGGGCGGGAAATCGAGTTCGGATACTTGGGAACTCGAAGGCCCAGCCCGCCCGGCTTCAAGCCTGGTACGCAGCGGCGAACGACGTCGGATGGAAGAAGAGGCCCTGGTCGAAGCGATCCAGGAACAGATCTCGCGTTGGAAGGAACGGGGAGATTGGGTGAAAATCCAATGCATGGAACTGCTGTTTGTGCGTGGATGGGCGAATAAGGATGTCGCCACGCAACTGAATATCAGCGAACAGCATGTCGCGAATTACAAGCACGACTTTACGAACAAACTTCGTGGCAGCGTCAAGAATCAACAACTGAGTGAGGAAGTTTTTCCCGAGCTATACTCAACTTAA
- a CDS encoding serine/threonine-protein kinase — MNQSAAAITPENQPGDDEVGPAKFARPKESPMRFTYKSGSSPLDGYTIKRGVGAGGFGEVYYATTESGKEVALKHIQRNLEIEMRGAKHCLNLKHPHLVSLYDIRYDKDGEGWIVMEFVHGDSLQDIVERHPDGMPQEEALSWFKAIASAVNYLHDHGIVHRDLKPGNIFNDQGTVKIGDYGLSKFISVSRRSGQTESVGTFHYMAPEIGKGRYGREIDVYALGIILFEMLTGRVPFEGESSQEIIMKHLTASPDLGNLGEPYRSVVAKALEKDPDKRTSSAEEMLEQLGLKENVGYVSTVDSSRPMNNKSQSPAAAPQSEVKAKIGYVEAPSAKGTLDDEPIAQAVTGMVDRFRGWWNHNNTSLPVKVIVLAAIAFGIVTNLHFIVPLAFVGGAVYMAYLLIRLLVNTTQDETPGGSTAPDKKGASGRYHPEAMRRKHRAAEDAVWHPKRKDRERAAIAVRPTREKVRELLGSLIASGVSAILVSFVLLAISVGESAFTKTAILTIGPAYVFFTGLTILASWAVLIASKSWEDRSGDPTRRRIIMMMIGVSLGIAAWFGSMFVFTGSPGAMDMQAPWFAMGQQSSIGALMMFFGLAFLVPRWWKLADPLRSNWLSIWNTGVFVIWASILTAFWPFLQPWAIMLIGSVAATIQLSAPWLSQERRDSERRRYEQELKETTVSRAP; from the coding sequence ATGAACCAGTCGGCAGCCGCCATTACCCCGGAGAACCAACCGGGGGACGATGAAGTCGGCCCTGCGAAATTTGCCAGACCGAAAGAAAGCCCCATGCGGTTTACTTATAAAAGCGGATCCTCGCCGTTAGATGGTTACACCATCAAACGGGGCGTGGGGGCTGGCGGTTTCGGCGAAGTTTATTACGCGACGACCGAGTCAGGCAAAGAAGTCGCGCTGAAGCACATTCAGCGAAATCTCGAAATCGAAATGCGTGGTGCCAAGCACTGCCTGAATCTCAAGCACCCACACCTCGTCTCTTTGTACGATATCCGCTACGACAAAGATGGCGAAGGTTGGATCGTGATGGAGTTTGTCCATGGCGATAGCCTGCAAGATATTGTCGAACGTCATCCCGATGGTATGCCGCAGGAAGAAGCCTTGTCGTGGTTCAAGGCCATCGCTTCTGCCGTCAACTATCTGCACGACCATGGAATCGTGCACCGTGACCTCAAGCCGGGAAACATTTTTAACGATCAGGGCACCGTCAAAATAGGTGACTACGGGCTGTCAAAGTTCATCTCGGTCAGTCGTCGTAGTGGGCAAACCGAGAGCGTCGGTACGTTCCACTACATGGCTCCTGAGATTGGCAAGGGACGCTATGGCCGCGAGATCGATGTCTATGCGTTAGGGATTATCTTGTTCGAGATGCTTACTGGTCGCGTTCCCTTTGAGGGGGAAAGCAGCCAGGAGATCATCATGAAGCATCTCACAGCGAGTCCTGACCTGGGCAACCTGGGAGAACCCTATCGAAGTGTTGTCGCCAAGGCTCTCGAAAAGGACCCTGATAAGCGAACCAGCAGCGCCGAGGAAATGCTCGAGCAGTTGGGCCTGAAGGAGAATGTCGGTTACGTGTCGACGGTCGACTCGTCCCGTCCTATGAACAATAAGAGCCAGTCGCCGGCGGCTGCTCCTCAGTCGGAAGTCAAAGCGAAGATTGGCTACGTCGAAGCTCCGTCCGCCAAGGGGACCTTGGATGACGAACCGATTGCCCAGGCCGTTACCGGTATGGTCGATCGTTTTCGCGGTTGGTGGAATCACAACAACACCAGCTTGCCGGTGAAAGTCATCGTGCTGGCGGCGATCGCCTTCGGCATCGTGACCAACCTGCACTTCATCGTACCACTCGCGTTTGTGGGTGGAGCGGTTTACATGGCCTACCTGCTGATCCGTTTGCTGGTAAACACAACGCAGGACGAAACGCCTGGCGGTTCAACTGCACCGGATAAGAAGGGGGCCAGCGGTCGCTATCATCCCGAAGCGATGCGGCGTAAGCATCGTGCTGCTGAAGATGCCGTTTGGCATCCCAAGCGAAAGGATCGCGAGCGAGCCGCGATTGCCGTCCGCCCGACTCGTGAGAAAGTGCGTGAACTGCTGGGCTCACTGATTGCCAGTGGTGTCTCGGCAATCTTGGTGTCGTTTGTATTGCTGGCCATCTCGGTCGGTGAGTCAGCGTTTACCAAGACAGCCATCCTGACGATTGGCCCGGCCTACGTGTTTTTTACGGGACTAACGATCCTGGCATCGTGGGCGGTGTTGATCGCTTCCAAATCCTGGGAAGACCGCAGTGGCGATCCGACGCGCCGCCGCATCATCATGATGATGATTGGCGTGAGTTTGGGTATTGCAGCCTGGTTCGGATCGATGTTTGTCTTCACTGGTAGCCCCGGAGCGATGGATATGCAGGCTCCGTGGTTTGCGATGGGCCAGCAGTCGTCGATCGGAGCGCTAATGATGTTCTTCGGGCTGGCCTTCCTGGTGCCGCGCTGGTGGAAACTGGCCGACCCGCTGCGAAGCAATTGGCTGAGTATCTGGAACACCGGCGTCTTCGTCATCTGGGCGAGTATCCTCACGGCGTTTTGGCCCTTCCTGCAACCGTGGGCCATCATGTTGATCGGTTCGGTGGCCGCGACAATTCAGCTTTCAGCTCCGTGGCTAAGCCAGGAACGACGCGATAGCGAGCGACGGCGGTATGAACAGGAATTGAAGGAGACGACGGTCAGCAGAGCTCCCTAG